A stretch of DNA from Solea solea chromosome 11, fSolSol10.1, whole genome shotgun sequence:
ctgtaATTGATTTTACACATTGACATTTGGATACAACCCATAAAGGCCTAACTTAACTatgattttaagtattttatttaaagtcagTCTTGACTTTATGGATCATACATACAAttgttatatgttatattattatatactatTATTGCTTATTGAATCCGTCTATATGTAGAGTATATCGATCCGAGTTGATGCATCATTACACAACAAATCTCCATATCATGccctttttctgtcatttagTGACACTAGTGTCTGCAACTGTTATTgactgtctccatgacaacaaggtcaaagagaaaaatgaaacCTGGGCCCTGACGTTTACATTTTGCTCTCCATTGAATCCACAGTCTGCACAGTCAAATTCATATTTAGTCATATTTATAGTAACGGCACCAAAAGCCTCCACACTTTTAAATGAACCTGAGTTCTTAAGTTAAACCAAAACCCCTCATTCACTTGTGTGACTTATGTAAGTCAAACTCCAACCACATGACTGCTCTCTGATGGGATCCcttacaaacacactttttaatCCTATTATGAGGAGACTGCGGCCTGATGTGTTGGACTGTTAGAGGACGGCCCCTGATATGAGATGCTCTGGGACCCCCTGTGGATTGACCTAGTTTGGTTTTCCGTGACATTATTCTGTGTATTCTACCTCCCTCTACTGGCCAGAAAATAGATTGAAAGTGCATTAACTGGCTCTAAttcagtctctctgtctgttgttgttgttgttgttgttgttgttgcagtacCCTTTTTGCCACACAACTGTACAGAGGACAAAACAGAGGATGCAGATTCAGAGGTGAGGAGGAAGCTCTTTGTCACTATTAGGGATTTATTAGGATATATTAACAGTGTATTTCAAGAAAAACTTGACAATATACAACTTTCTTAATTTGAGAGTCATTTTGGAGACAACCTGTTGCTAACTAGTGGTCAGAGCCTTAAGTACAACACAAAGCCACCGTCAGGAACATTTGCTTCACCATATTGTTTGCTCTCTCTGAACAATGTTTTCATCTCATATtccatattattatattatattatattatattatattatattatattatattatattatattatattatattatattttattatattatatcatattatattatattgtattatattataatatgttatatgttattatattatattatattatactatattataatatattgtattatattatattatattatattatattatattatattatattatattatattatattatattatattatattatattatattatattatattatattatattatattatattatgttatattattttatattatattatattatattatgttatattatacatGTCTGAGTTGCATTGACACACTCTTCTGCCCCCTGCAGGACATCAAAGGAGTTGTGGACGGCATCGACGGCATCAAGTTGTCCCAGGGTCTGTCTCTGGGACTGAGCGACTTCGACTTGATCCGGGTGATCGGGCGCGGCAGCTACGCCAAGGTCCTGCTGGTTCGGCTAAAGAAGAACGAGCAGATGTTTGCGATGAAGGTGGTGAAGAAGGAGCTGGTCCACGATGACGAGGTGAGACACTCGAGTGAGAGCGACGGTGTGAAACAGGGACATGATTCAGACTGATGATGGTTATTTATGGTACAGATGATGTTATGTGCTTAACAAATGAAGCATAAAAATGCCCCAAATATAACTATACTAACTATACTACTAACTACTTACTATATAACATCAAATTTCTTGAATGTGAAAAACAATCGACCTTCTATGGAGACACTTTATCTCACATAGTGGTGACTATGTGAGATAAAGAGTTTAAAATTAGAAAAGGTGGAATCTGGACACAGCTGTTCGGTAATATTGAGATACAAGAGCACAGAGTTGATTTAACGCctctgttcatttatttattgcatggagcaggggtgtcaaactcaaatgacctggggggcaaatgagcatctagtctgaagtctcaagagggggccggtctcgAGAAAAaattggggaaaaaacaactttttttttttattagcttAAAATATTCCATCGTGATGTTGCAATAAAgatatttgtgatgatatttcacagaattccaaagtaaaagtgtttgtttttaatatggaATGATGGAAATActtcagaataataacataattagGTCatgggccatgttttcatggcAGTATAACATGTTATTGTGGTGAGCCACCTGTAATCGATTGGGGGGCCTGATTTGtcccacgggccaccagtttgacacttCATAGAGCTATAAACATTGTTGACGTTAGTGGATGATTCACTCTTGTGGATAAATTGTGCCAACTTACTCGAATACAATTTCCCAaatccactttttaaagatggaacGTGATCGTGACTCTAATCACCAtcataaatcatgacaagagcaaatttacAGCCAAATCAGTAAAaacctaatattattttgatttggtaaacaaatcatgtccaagagatgtttggtaaatgaatgaattaaggtCATTTTAggtatgttatttaaaacataggAACATAAATGGTAACTAAAAGGTTGGCAACTTTGTTTGGAGACCCAAAACAAAATCCGCCGCATCCCAGTTGTGACGTCATGATCTACGATCATCCTTTTCCCCGCTCCAGCATCACTGCTGCGGTGACGATCACTCTGTTTAGGATCTGTGGTTTGTGCTGCTGATGTCagatgacatgatgatgatgatgatgatacagtGGAGAACACAACAGGCTCCAGGACAGATGAAACAGGGAAACCGCTGTTCTTAAGAGTTTCAAACACTGTCTCCACATGTTCTTAGATTACACACAGGTTATTTAATGACTTTGACGTTGTATTTGCAAATGTGAATCTGTCACTGATGATGTGGCCAGAGTGCAGAGCACAGGGAGATGGAGGAAATAGAACAATGAAGGAcgtacgggggggggggggggggttgggacGCAGGAGTGAAAAGAGTGAAAAATACTGAGTCAGGAGCTTCTGAATGAGgaatgagggtttttttttaaaaaaaagaaaaaagaagtgggGGTGGATTTGATTCAGACGTGGCACAGGGCTTATGAATTGGAGGAAAAAGGTTTAGGAGGAAGCAAGAATAAGTGAGTGGGTGACTCACAGGAGATGCTCAAATCTGCCtccagtgtcttttttttgctgtgatgAGCCGCCAGATGCACACGATGTGAAGTGCGTAATGCTGTTATACTGTAGCAGCAAAGACACGGGCGTATATACGCACATATTATATCCACAtgtattatttatcattaaTGTAAATGTCGCTGACTGCTGTTTCCGTCTTCAGAAACATTTTATcccactttattttacttttctgcaaacctgtgaagaaaaatgtttaaacgTTAAAAGTTTTGGCAaatatttgtttctctttttaacataaaaacgTCTTCAcagatacaataaaaacaacactcaaaGTAAACGGTGCATAATATACTTTACACATAATTATTACACACATCCCAAACTCATCATGAagactaaaatataaaaatgttaaaacaatattGATCATAAAAACATCTGTAGGGCCTCAGGCAGTGTTATTTAAAAGTCTGATTAAGTTTGGCAGCAATTATTACTTTTATGAATACATTAATCAATGTAAAATCAACAGTTTAGTTAAAAGTGGAATAAGAGTGTTTTTATCAGGGATGAGCCAATCAATGCAATATTCAGGTGGTTTCAGTCCAAtgctgcttaaaaaaaacccacatcttAAAATCCAATATAATCCAAAAATATccataaatataacataaatgCCTCATTAAGCAAGTTTTAAAGAGCATGTTAATGTGAGAAATGTAAACGTATGTTTCTCTGCAGTGATCATAGAAGCTACGTGGACTTATTGTAAGATATTTGTAGATACTCAAGactgtgatattggtatcaatAGCAGAAATTCCAAGTTTGCATAAGAAACATAAAGAAATATTCTGCcatgtttcatttttctaaaGCTATTCTCACACAAAATAATGCTTTATTACCTTTATTCATTAAGCTATTATGAGCTCGGCGTACGTCTCTTCCTGCGAGGATCTACTCTCTTAAATTGTTATGTAATGTTAAGATTTTTATTCAGTACTGTATtgttcattattatattattcattATGAACTTTTTGTCCTTTAGGGTTACAGCTAACGAGTAATCGAGTCATCACTTGGTCCGATCAGtgtttcgtcaaacctggaaatgacgatgttctcagaatttcttcttttatccacaaaccaaaaatgattcctTAGtgatacggagcaaagaaaccaggaaatattcacaaaataatcagcttcttaaaagtaaaaaaactgaaacatcacagaaactggttttaattctttagaaaacactcaaactgaataatcgattatcaaaatagttgacgattaatttagtcatcgattaataatcgattcatcgagtaattgtttcagccctagtgtCCTTTGTCTGGCTGCAATCGGAAGTTTGTGAGGATGAGAATTGGAAACTGCAAAAGGTTTATGTCTGAAAACCTGTTTATCAAGAGTTGATGAGATGGAGTTCAATAATCACTGTTCTTTGTGTACATTGCAGCTTGAAGAGTTCAAAACTCTCCACAGAACAACAGTTACGTGACAGAGATAGATTTAGTAGAAGTCTGGTGACTTTGCCTTGTTGTTCCTATGTCactccactagatggcactatTGCTCAACTCTTCATCCTCTAAAAAGTCAGGCTGGCTGGTGGAAGCCAGACTTGAATCCGTGAGCAGCTGCATCTTTCAAACAAACCCAGGAGGACGACACACATCACGCCTCCACTTCCCTCATCGTCTTatgatcttgtttttttttttgtttttttttaaatccccaaAAAAATTTCTGCGACAGCtgcgaacaaaaaaaaacaaatttgattCCATAACACATTTTGCCCTCTAATAAAACCAGATTTAAGGAAAGcgtctgttttttaaattgaattttaaatcccattttttgttttatttattcatggctACGTTGGCGTGctgtcattttttaataattcatccTCGCTGTGGCCTTGTGCCGCAGATCAAAGGAAGCTGAGCTGAAGGAGCCGAGCGATGACCAAACATCACAGATGTGTTGTGATGACGTGTTCTGCACAATTCTCAGTTCCTCTCGCGGTAATGAGTCCGGTTGAAGGAATTTGGTATGGTGTGCACACAGTGGGACGTCCCTCTTGTGGTGTTATAAATTAACAATATGGTGTTAGAGGCACAGCAGGAGGAGCTTGATATTTAGACACTGGCTGTGTTTTCACCCACATTTACATGAACTATTATCAACGTAATGACACTTTGGATTTGTATAAAATGTCCTCGCCTCAGGCTGGACACGGACTCCtcgctctttgtttttttctactgtGTCCGTGTTCAATATGGTTTAGAATCGTGGATCATTCCTGAACCTAACGTTCTCCTCGCTCATGTTACGCAGAATTCGGGGGATAATTTATttgattagatttgtgtcaatatttttcaaacaacaacatcaatgAACCATAAAATCAAAAGACACAAAGTGCAAATGAAATATTTGTTCAATTCACATTATTtaaccatttttttatttttttatttattacatttttccaGATCTTTTAACATGTCAATTAAAACGTGTTAgaattgacagaaacacagtgaagagcagttTTTTGAAGAAAGTGATTTTGACGTCAACGTTTTGtcaatttcatattttttttttcaatcccaacttcctctgttgttgttgtgggaatgaaaaactgtaaaaactgtaaaaacctaaattgttgtattttatttgtttgaaaaagcaacactttttattttcaatgatCAGGATTTCGCTCAAACTCTTTCTAAACTTTGGAGCGACGACCGGACGTAATACAGTTGAGGACGAAACTGATTGAAAATTGAATTGTTTGTAAAAGTCATTTCCCAAGTGTTGTTGAAGAGAACAAAGATATTTCAAACatcctggttttattttggatactTCCATGATTTGACTTTGCACACAGACATTTTATTATTCCACAGAAACCAACTCACTCCAGTTCTTAACAGTTCTTTGTATTTCCTTCTCCTGCTGAGTGTAAATTGGGAGATAAACctcagtttgaacttgattttaaaagtttTGAGCATTACAATCATTGCACAACTCTGGTTTGTACATTCTTCTTAAGGGGACTAATCATTTtggtactttttgttttttgtggaatcatttcatttctgtgtgCCAAGTCAAATCATGGAAGATCCAAAATAAAAGGATGTTTGAAAGAGCTGTGTTAAAAATTGGGAAATAtctttaaaacaatgaaaggaTTAATAATTTGTCCTCAACTGTATCTCAAATATCTTTGATAATCTCAGAGATAATCccacaaacatttttacaacatttacaattATTCTAATCATTACGATTAAGCACCTTGTCAAGCCCACGTCTActagctgtcgctccaaaactcagtagccaatcatcGAGcggcttcctaaggcccgcccaccgtgagaatcacaaacaaaaagtgtattttcaaacaaataaaacacaattcaacgttacactgcagctttaaaggaaAGACAAAGACGTGTCCACACCCTATGAGCCTATGAGTGAGGAGTGTCTCCTGATAACGTCTCTAATCTAAATACAGTAGACGAGGTCCCTGACCCACTGACCGAACTTGTCCTGCCACTTGACTGGATGTCATTTTCCAAAGGTAACGCTGAGTTGATTCTTGGTGGATTTGTTTTCGAGGTCCACACGTTTAACTCTGGACAATCCTCAGAGAGACGAGTGCTCTCCACAGCTGTCGTCTGTCGTCTCTGTGTGAGAAAAAGTCTTATTGATCAGACAAACTGATCGGCAcattatctccctccctccctctctctctctctctccaggacATCGACTGGGTGCAGACAGAGAAGCATGTGTTTGAGCAGGCGTCCACCAATCCATTCCTAGTCGGCCTCCAATCCTGTTTCCAGACAGAAAGTCGGTAAGAACGAGGGTTTTTAACGGCGTGTCATGATCAACAGTAAATCTCATGTAAATgaattcctcctcctctcatgtgTGATATTACTATAAcgtaaataataaacatactgTCTGGGCAGTCCGAGGTAACCGATCCCCATTGGTCTACATTAACTGGGTTCATTGGACACTCGGACTTGGCCCCGAGTCCCTGTGACGTCccaagaataaataataaagtaaaacataaaatctctgccaaaaTCAAATATGCATATCACTGAAGAAACTGCTGCGGTGacccagagagagggagaaacagaaagaagaataaataaataaacctaatGTCTATGTTTATATCATGGCAATAATCCAGCCCCTCTGAAATCATTTCTGACACATTATCACGTTCACACGCCCACATAGTAGGTGTTAGtattttaatttcagaataCATAATAAGAAGAAGTAACTGATAAATATGActgacattcattcatctataatctataataaGTTCTATGTCTTTAAAGATGTACAGTATAAGCTCTCAAAAGTCCTGATTCCTCACAGATCACTGATGGACTTTCTCGTCTCGTCTCCAGGTTATTTCTGGTCATTGAATACGTGAACGGCGGTGACTTGATGTTTCATATGCAACGACAGAGGAAGCTCCCAGAAGAACATGCCAGGTAAACATCCAGATGTTGAAAGCATCTGTTCACATGTGTTGGTTAAAAGGTCCCGGTCTAGAattcaggtgtgtttacatggaGACACAGTCTGAACCTGCGTTTAAATACACATGAGAAGATGTGACGTGATTCTTTTCATTATGGAGCCATTGTTTTCTCATTATTACCATTGTTGTcaaatcacaaaacacacacacacacacgtatatatatatatatatatatatatatatatatatatatatatactgtatgtatataaacactcaaatgaaataatcaattaacaaaatagttggcaattagAGATTGATTAGTTGTCGCAGCCCTAATCAGGATCAAATGGAGACACTGCAGCGAAGCCTCCGGCagtaagctgctgctgctgctgctgctgctgttattgctgctgctgctgttattgctgctgctgcaattcACACACGAAGCGAGTGAATTTATAACTGGATTTGGTTAAGATGACGGCACAGTCGGCTCAGCTGGATACACAAATTTTTAGGCCGGCTGATCCAGATGCTTCCTTTGTATTTCACATCATGTATTTATGTGAGCGACAGACTCtgtactctgctgctgctgctgctgctgctgctgctactgctgctgctgccgctgctgctgctgctgttgttgttttcacaacGTCAAGTTTAGAGGCTGACCTTGATTTGATTAAGAGATGGATGTTTCTTGCACTTATGAATAGAAATGTggcacatatactgtattaccacaaggtggcagcagcaggcaTTTGATCACTGATGACATTTACACGGGTCactgaatgcatcttgttagctgCTCCTCTTTCACATCTCAACATGCTACGCTCACTAGCGCTCATAtagatttattattttcatagtcGATTTATCTGCTCATTATTTTCTCGAGTAACCACTTGGTCctgaaaagtcagaaaatgttgaaaattgctttttcttttgctttaaaaaaataaataaatatttatgaagatggaaaaattaaaaaacgtTGTTTTAATTCCTTAGAAAACAGATCATCAATAATTGACGATTacttagtaatggattaataatcagataatcgagtaattgtttcagcccttcTCTCATTAGctggtgtttgttgttgttgttttgttggagTGAAGAATTCTCTGAAAAATCATTTCTGACGtagaaacatatttttaaaatttggCTGCAGCACTGACGCTTCGCCCCCCTTCGCccccctgctgctgcagggcagggtgtgtgtgtgtgtgtgtgtgcgtgtgtgtgtgtgtgtgtgtgtgtgtgtgtgcgtgtgtgtggctgaAGATGCAACACTTTCTTTGCACTCGGGGCAAAAATGTTCCTCTGCAGCATATTTGccctcacaaaaacaaactgttggTTTAATGGGAAGCTTAAGCAGCTCCTCGTGGACGTGGCGCTTCAACCAGAcctgaattctttttttcttttttccacctCTGAGAAATGTAATGAGCACCCATAATTCATTGTGCCCGTCTACTTACAGGGTACTCCAACTGCGGCTCTGATAAATGCTGGATCAAAGGCTCGGTAATTTAGAGAGGCACTGTTGGGCCCCAATCGGCCCCTGCAATCTGTATTCTGGAGACAGTGGCTGCACATATGCAAAGCAGCATGTTAATCACTCGTAATGATTGTACATATTCATGAGCCGTGCTCTTACAGAGAGCCCTGCTGCATTCCCCCGTGCAGTGGTCGGGGGGGGGACGGTGGGCGGCGGATGGTGCTGGCGATAGGACGCACCTTCTATCAGTCTGATGCCAGCAATGAAACAAGCGCGTACAATGAGGGCTGTCAGAGGGAAAGCGCGGGGGAGCGATGTGGGATTTGTGATTCCTCTGTCAAACATCCTCTTCACTGCCGTctctccctcagtgtttgacaaTCATGGATTTGCGGCGGGCGGGCAGACGGAGAGAGAGGCTCATCAGTGCTAATGAAGGCTTATCTCccagagacagaaaacacacaacctACACACGGAGAGGGGAAAACATGCCACTGACTCACCCAGTGCTGCTCACTGTTAGAGCTAATGTTGACTTGAATTAGAGTCTCCCGATGACAGTCAGTCCTCCACACTCTGAAACTCGCAGAGGAGTGAACAGAGTGCACGTAACACGTAACACGTAACATCGTAACACGTAACATCGTAACATCGTAACACGTAACATCGTAACATGGAACAAAAACTCATAATCAAGACGTTAAACTTAGATAGCGATGGATTCTGTACCTGATGTGAAGTGATGACAACACTTTTCATCCCACTTTTCTGCTTCTTCACAGATTTTATGCCGCAGAAATCTGCATCGCTCTGAACTTCCTGCATGAAAAGGGCATCATCTATCGAGATCTCAAGCTGGACAACGTTCTCTTGGACCATGAGGGACACATCAAGCTCACAGACTACGGCATGTGCAAGGTAAAAGAACAATGGATTTTCCAGTAGACTGTGCGGGAGGCGGGCGTGAGGGTCATCAATAATGTAATAGCCTCATATCGACTGAGAGTACTAATGTGGCCTctgtccttttctttctcctcctcctcctcctcctcctcctctccttatGTTCATGCACTtaattgtgtctcacacaaCCACTGCTGTTCTTGTACCCAGGAAGGGATCAGACCAGGTGACACCACCAGTACCTTCTGTGGAACACCCAACTACATTGCACCTGAGATCCTCAGAGGAGAGGACTATGGTGGGTAACACTGATGCAAACACCATCAAACACGCTTTTAATTAAACAAACGTCCGTTACATTCTAACCACGAGTTCACACAATCCTAACGAATCCAATCAGCtacacatgactctctctctgttttcttagtAGAGCGTCTTTTAAATCTCGTAACATcctcacactgcacacaggaagcaataagtgtgtgttaaatgtctaTGTTGATATCACGTGTGTTAAATGTCTATGTTGATGTCACGTGTGTTAAATGTCTATGTTGACGTCACATGTGTTAAATGTCTATGTTGATATCAcgtgtgtgttaaatgtctaTGTTGATATCAcgtgtgtgttaaatgtctaTGTTGATATCAcgtgtgtgttaaatgtctaTGTTGacgtcacgtgtgtgtgttaaatgtctaTGTTGacatcacgtgtgtgtgttaaatgtctaTGTTGACgtcatgtgtgtgttaaacGTCTATGTTGATATCAcgtgtgtgttaaatgtctaTGTTGACGTCACGTGTGTTAAACGTCTATGTTgatgtcacgtgtgtgtgttaaatgtctaTGTTGACGTCACGTGTGTTAAACGTCTATGTTgatgtcacgtgtgtgtgttaaatgtctaTGTTGACGTCACGTGTGTTAAACGTCTATGTTGACGTCATGTGTGTGATAAATGTCTATGTTGacatcacatgtgtgtgttaaatgtctaTGTTGacatcacgtgtgtgtgttaaatgtctaTGTTGACGTCACGTGTGTTAAACGTCTATGTTGATGTCACGTGTGTGTTAAACGTCTATGTTGACATCACGTGTGTGATAAATGTCTATGTTGacatcacatgtgtgtgttaaatgtccTCTGAACAGTCgtgtcctgctgctctgtgtcctCAGGCTTCAGTGTGGACTGGTGGGCTCTGGGCGTGCTGATGTTCGAGATGATGGCTGGCAGGTCGCCGTTTGACATCATCACCGACAATCCCGACATGAACACAGAGGAATATCTCTTCCAAGGTGAGCCAGAGACAtttttaacaacacacacacacacacacacacacaggttttttttttattatgcctGTAGGCTGCAGAGTGCACGCGGGGGGTTGATGGCACCATTGTTTCAGGAGGAGGGGGATTTAATCTGTGGAAACTAAATCATCTGTCAGTATTTATTATGACTCCAGTGGAAGTTAACAGGCATTGTTCTAACAGTCACAAACGCGCATGTTTCCTGTTAAACCCTCCACACAAATGGTCACATTGAGAGAGTtccttcttatttatttattgctttttttgctTTCACTTGATGGAGACAGTAAAGGGGGAGGGGTTAAAGAGCAGGGATGTGACATGGTCAGACCAGCTGGAAAACTGCACCTGAACCCGCTGTTCATGCCGTGTGTATTTATGGTATGTGCTCGGATCATTCAGCGATCCAGCTGCCTCCAGCGTCTTTCTAAAGGGTAGAACCCAATTTTGTTCAAATCTGTCCAATTGAAAAGGAATTTCAATTACCCATCAGTGTGTCCTTCAGAGGTAAGGTTGAAGGTGGTTTATGGAAACCAGACACTGCAAGAAAGTTGGATAAAATGGGGGTGGAGAAGGGAACTTTTATGGGGTCACCAGATCGTCATCCTCAGGAGAACCTGCACCAGACAACCTTTCCATTATTTGATATGTTTTAAGGCTGTAAAACCCCTCACCACACACTTTATATACACTTTTCTCAGACACACATtaccattttctcacatttctaGTTTAAACACTTAAAGTTCAAACCTTCTtagattttaaaacataaaagtattTTAGAATGAAACCAAAAATCAAAACTTGTTTTCAGGTTCAAACGTTtgtttgagaaataaaaatataaacgtTTTCCTAGCTATCTGCCTGGGTACGTCTTTTTCCACTGAAGACCTCGGTGCAGGTGTTTTGTTCACGTCAGAGTCACACTGCTGCTAGTGATCAGACGTCGAACGCATTCTGTAC
This window harbors:
- the prkcz gene encoding protein kinase C zeta type isoform X2 — translated: MAGLCVLAFASGESIYRRGARRWRKLYRVNGHLFQAKSFNRKAYCGHCSERIWGLGRQGYKCINCKLLVHKRCHRLIPQTCQKLMDPVMPSQEPPSDDKSEEVDLPPDDTEDPDEIPFLPHNCTEDKTEDADSEDIKGVVDGIDGIKLSQGLSLGLSDFDLIRVIGRGSYAKVLLVRLKKNEQMFAMKVVKKELVHDDEDIDWVQTEKHVFEQASTNPFLVGLQSCFQTESRLFLVIEYVNGGDLMFHMQRQRKLPEEHARFYAAEICIALNFLHEKGIIYRDLKLDNVLLDHEGHIKLTDYGMCKEGIRPGDTTSTFCGTPNYIAPEILRGEDYGFSVDWWALGVLMFEMMAGRSPFDIITDNPDMNTEEYLFQVILEKPIRIPRSLSVKAASVLKGFLNKDPKERLGCQVQTGFVDIKAHTFFRSIDWEQLEKKDVTPPFKPQVSDEYGLENFDTQFTNEPVQLTPDDEDVIKRIDQSEFEGFEYINPLLLSTDESV
- the prkcz gene encoding protein kinase C zeta type isoform X3 yields the protein MLLTLLFYLRVKESIYRRGARRWRKLYRVNGHLFQAKSFNRKAYCGHCSERIWGLGRQGYKCINCKLLVHKRCHRLIPQTCQKLMDPVMPSQEPPSDDKSEEVDLPPDDTEDPDEIPFLPHNCTEDKTEDADSEDIKGVVDGIDGIKLSQGLSLGLSDFDLIRVIGRGSYAKVLLVRLKKNEQMFAMKVVKKELVHDDEDIDWVQTEKHVFEQASTNPFLVGLQSCFQTESRLFLVIEYVNGGDLMFHMQRQRKLPEEHARFYAAEICIALNFLHEKGIIYRDLKLDNVLLDHEGHIKLTDYGMCKEGIRPGDTTSTFCGTPNYIAPEILRGEDYGFSVDWWALGVLMFEMMAGRSPFDIITDNPDMNTEEYLFQVILEKPIRIPRSLSVKAASVLKGFLNKDPKERLGCQVQTGFVDIKAHTFFRSIDWEQLEKKDVTPPFKPQVSDEYGLENFDTQFTNEPVQLTPDDEDVIKRIDQSEFEGFEYINPLLLSTDESV